One window of the Salvelinus alpinus chromosome 13, SLU_Salpinus.1, whole genome shotgun sequence genome contains the following:
- the LOC139537322 gene encoding FH2 domain-containing protein 1-like isoform X3 has protein sequence MDPLSELTSLSPPTSMSSPPPPTMSHPPHPTMSPPPPPAIFPPPPPPPLPGDLQNSRDVLQRSKLRNLNWDLIPKEKVEGRQSVWNSPDEFHFDLSSLDELFGQQKRSRPPKKDGSLRHGLRPIGSPLHNAPEKVSLLDGKRSMNVGIFLRQFKSAVREIVENIRQGAGQHYGSEMLSELCKMLPETEEERRLRAYRGERSHLEDPDLFMLLLVEVPSYRLRLDAMILQQEFDPALSSLCVSARCLVSAATELLSCPELHSILRLVLRAGNYMNAGGYAGNAAGFRIASLLKLADTKANKPGMNLLHYVAMEAVRKDPTLLSFPLKLSHVGPASRLSVDVVQGDLSQLCSRLTGLERRIQTEPVLQQQIKSFLQTAEGRLEEAEVEVEALLQAQQDLLDFFCEDDVAFKLEEACSIFYSFNIRFQKAVEENAKRELQEQKRAERERLERDRDRTVRRRSIANCSALEVGLRDIQQEDLESTLERSLYHTWQSRHNVRSPDSRLRAMSPTLHNLLENINDDDTTESCDTPPPTLAHSPPPPKTKLQQSVSAPPSDPTNSMSAKPAQETTPPVDSPQSPLESADLLRRVASKVVNQQCSLQEMSDPEKQHDTASAEPTTKGQSQKPGEWERLYSCMGDTVVCHTLVTGLCSYKNLSPTQPWEEPTEGSHCFLRLRDKQVRAASPQVHKAAAPQVHKAAAPQAQGDNVQNKKVLQRTIPRSRASTPSTSPTSTLSSTASAIPTPTASAIPKMQGRSEAASTWSSRLPLRNSMRSPTPITSRDHTEVRLEGIVREKMQSLNEQTKKKHPLRRLLEKAKPNEKEREEKIKKKERELESEREREGVREERESEKVKQKEKKRVKEREKVKEKEKERKMAKEKVQMKTKLKGKEKEVKVEPVMESALCVSKRLPLHPDFHTSLPRRALQSSVTTSAKVIRCALIAVAAVNKDRSSQSTVPKTTVIKLPGPRSKLPTPLSMWK, from the exons ATGGATCCCCTGTCTGAGCTGACATCACTCTCTCCCCCcacatccatgtcctctccacctcccccaaCCATGTCTCACCCACCACACCCGACCATgtctcccccacctccccctgCCATCTTCCCACCACCCCCACCTCCTCCACTGCCCGGTGACCTCCAGAACAGTCGGGATGTCCTGCAACGGTCCAAGTTACGCAACCTGAACTGGGACCTCATTCCGAAGGAGAAGGTAGAGGGCCGTCAGAGTGTCTGGAACAGTCCAGATGAGTTCCACTTCGACCTGAGCTCCTTGGACGAGCTGTTTGGACAACAGAAGAGGTCTCGGCCCCCCAAGAAGGATGGCAGTTTACGGCATGGTCTCAGACCTATTGGCTCCCCTCTACACAATGCACCTGAAAAG GTATCACTTCTGGACGGGAAGCGCAGTATGAATGTGGGAATTTTCCTCCGGCAGTTCAAGAG TGCAGTCAGGGAGATAGTGGAGAACATCAGGCAGGGGGCTGGGCAGCACTATGGGAGTGAGATGCTCAGTGAACTGTGCAAAATGCTGCCTGAGACTGAGGAG GAGAGGCGTCTGAGGGCATACCGAGGAGAGCGTAGCCATCTTGAAGACCCTGACCTCTTCATGCTCCTACTAGTGGAGGTGCCCAG TTATCGCTTGCGTTTGGATGCCATGATCCTGCAGCAGGAGTTTGACCCGGCCTTatcttctctgtgtgtgtcagcACGCTGCTTGGTGTCTGCAGCCACAG AGCTTTTGAGCTGCCCAGAGTTGCACTCCATCCTACGGCTGGTCCTGAGGGCAGGAAATTACATGAATGCC GGAGGTTACGCAGGCAATGCTGCTGGGTTCCGCATCGCCTCTTTGCTCAAACTAGCTGACACCAAAGCCAACAAACCAGGCATGAACCTGCTGCATTATGTGGCCATG gAAGCTGTTAGGAAAGACCCAACCCTGCTGTCCTTTCCCCTCAAGCTGAGCCATGTGGGTCCAGCCTCCAG actgtcTGTGGATGTGGTGCAAGGGGATCTGTCTCAGCTGTGCAGCAGACTAACTGGACTAGAGAGGAGAATTCAGACTGAACCTGTTCTCCAACAGCAAATCAAATCCTTCCTCCAG ACGGCTGAGGGGAGGCTGGAGGAggcagaggtggaggtggaggctcTACTGCAGGCCCAACAGGACCTGTTGGACTTCTTCTGTGAGGATGATGTCGCGTTCAAGCTGGAGGAGGCCTGCAGCATCTTTTACTCCTTCAACATTCGCTTTCAGAAAGCTGTAGAG GAGAATGCAAAGAGGGAGCTTCAGGAACAGaagcgagcagagagagagaggctggagagggacCGGGACAGGACGGTGAGACGTCGCTCCATAGCCAACTGTTCAGCCCTGGAGGTGGGACTCAGGGACATCCAGCAAGAAGACCTGGAGAGCACCCTGGAGAGGAGCCTCTACCACACCTGGCAGAGCCGCCACAACGTACGAAGCCCAGACAGCCGACTACGTGCCATGAGTCCAACCTTACACAACTTACTGGAGAACATCAATGATGATGATACTACAGAATCATGTGACACACCACCACCAACCCTTGCtcactcaccaccaccacccaagACAAAGCTTCAGCAGAGTGTGTCTGCTCCCCCCTCTGACCCCACAAACAGCATGTCAGCCAAGCCTGCCCAGGAGACCACCCCTCCAGTGGACAGCCCACAGTCACCTCTGGAGAGTGCTGATCTGCTGAGACGTGTAGCATCTAAAGTGGTGAACCAGCAGTGCAGTCTACAAGAAATGTCTGACCCAGAGAAACAGCATGACACAGCCTCTGCCGAACCCACCACCAAGGGACAGTCACAGAAGCCTGGGGAATGGGAGCGTCTGTATTCATGCATGGGAGACACAGTAGTGTGTCACACTCTTGTGACTGGCCTATGCTCCTATAAGAACCTGAGCCCAACACAGCCCTGGGAGGAGCCCACGGAAGGATCCCACTGCTTCTTACGGTTGAGGGACAAGCAGGTCAGAGCGGCATCACCCCAGGTCCACAAAGCGGCAGCACCCCAGGTCCACAAAGCGGCAGCACCCCAGGCCCAGGGGGACAACGTGCAGAACAAAAAGGTGCTGCAGAGAACTATACCCAGGAGTAGGGCTTCCACACCCTCCACAAGCCCTACTTCCACCCTTTCCTCTACTGCCTCTGCCATCCCTACTCCCACAGCCTCGGCCATTCCCAAAATGCAAGGCAGGTCAGAGGCAGCCTCCACATGGTCCTCACGTCTCCCTCTCAGGAACTCAATGCGTTCCCCAACTCCAATCACCTCCAGAGATCATACTGAGGTCAGACTTGAAGGGATTGTTAGGGAAAAAATGCAATCTCTGAATGAGCAGACCAAAAAAAAGCATCCACTTCGTCGACTACTAGAAAAAGCCAAACCaaatgagaaggagagagaggagaagataaagaagaaggaaagagagctggagagtgaaagagagagggagggagtgagagaggagagggaaagtgaGAAGGTAAAGCAGAAGGAGAAgaaaagagtgaaagagagggagaaggtcaaggagaaggagaaggagaggaagatggCGAAGGAGAAGGTGCAGATGAAAACTAAGCTAAAGGGGAAAGAGAAGGAAGTCAAAGTGGAGCCAGTGATGGAGTCAGCTCTGTGTGTGTCCAAGCGGCTGCCCCTGCACCCTGACTTTCATACCTCTCTGCCTCGCCGTGCCCTTCAGAGCTCTGTGACCACCAGTGCCAAGGTCATACGCTGTGCCCTCATTGCCGTCGCGGCTGTGAATAAGGACAGGAGCAGCCAGTCTACAGTCCCAAAGACCACAGTTATAAAGCTGCCTGGCCCCAGGTCAAAGCTCCCAACTCCACTATCCATGTGGAAGTGA
- the LOC139537323 gene encoding rho-related GTP-binding protein RhoG-like isoform X1, producing MQQYEASSLPGNHTKEKKKKKEDKKKKEEDKKKKEEEDEGASQISGTLVASVDEGSMQTIKCVVVGDGAVGKTCLLISYTTNAFPEEYIPTVFDNYSAQISVDSRAISLNLWDTAGQEEYDRLRTLSYPQTNVFIICFSIGSPSSHANVRHKWHPEVSHHCPGVPVLLVGTKKDLRGDVEAVKKLKEHGLAPTNQQQGNALAKQIGAVKYLECSALMQDGVREVFEEAVRAVLYPVTKKNVKKCAVL from the exons ATGCAGCAATACGAAGCGTCTAGTCTGCCGGGAAACCACacgaaggagaagaagaagaagaaggaggacaagaagaagaaggaggaggacaagaagaagaaggaggaggaggatgagggcgCGAGTCAAATAAGCG GAACCCTAGTCGCCAGTGTGGATGAGGGAAGCATGCAGACCATAAAGTGTGTGGTGGTGGGCGATGGTGCCGTGGGTAAGACTTGCCTTCTAATCTCCTACACGACAAACGCCTTCCCAGAGGAGTACATCCCCACCGTGTTCGACAACTACAGTGCCCAGATAAGTGTGGACAGCCGCGCCATCAGCCTCAACCTGTGGGACACTGCTGGCCAGGAGGAGTACGACCGCCTGCGCACCCTCTCCTACCCCCAGACCAATGTCTTCATCATCTGTTTCTCCATTGGCAGCCCGTCCTCTCATGCCAATGTACGGCACAAGTGGCACCCAGAGGTATCCCACCACTGTCCTGGAGTTCCAGTGCTGCTGGTGGGCACCAAGAAGGATCTGCGTGGAGATGTGGAGGCGGTGAAGAAGTTGAAGGAGCACGGCCTGGCCCCCACCAACCAACAGCAGGGTAATGCCTTAGCCAAGCAGATCGGCGCCGTCAAATACCTGGAGTGCTCAGCTCTGATGCAGGACGGTGTGAGGGAGGTGTTTGAAGAGGCCGTGCGAGCTGTGCTCTACCCCGTTACCAAGAAAAATGTCAAGAAGTGTGCTGTGTTATAA
- the LOC139537322 gene encoding FH2 domain-containing protein 1-like isoform X2: MKAIRGQLHFNGLLHSIRPLEGIHCTLPHNIYITDLWPFNEAPLPNSCDPRREVTYMDPLSELTSLSPPTSMSSPPPPTMSHPPHPTMSPPPPPAIFPPPPPPPLPGDLQNSRDVLQRSKLRNLNWDLIPKEKVEGRQSVWNSPDEFHFDLSSLDELFGQQKRSRPPKKDGSLRHGLRPIGSPLHNAPEKVSLLDGKRSMNVGIFLRQFKSAVREIVENIRQGAGQHYGSEMLSELCKMLPETEEERRLRAYRGERSHLEDPDLFMLLLVEVPSYRLRLDAMILQQEFDPALSSLCVSARCLVSAATELLSCPELHSILRLVLRAGNYMNAGGYAGNAAGFRIASLLKLADTKANKPGMNLLHYVAMEAVRKDPTLLSFPLKLSHVGPASRLSVDVVQGDLSQLCSRLTGLERRIQTEPVLQQQIKSFLQTAEGRLEEAEVEVEALLQAQQDLLDFFCEDDVAFKLEEACSIFYSFNIRFQKAVEENAKRELQEQKRAERERLERDRDRTVRRRSIANCSALEVGLRDIQQEDLESTLERSLYHTWQSRHNVRSPDSRLRAMSPTLHNLLENINDDDTTESCDTPPPTLAHSPPPPKTKLQQSVSAPPSDPTNSMSAKPAQETTPPVDSPQSPLESADLLRRVASKVVNQQCSLQEMSDPEKQHDTASAEPTTKGQSQKPGEWERLYSCMGDTVVCHTLVTGLCSYKNLSPTQPWEEPTEGSHCFLRLRDKQVRAASPQVHKAAAPQVHKAAAPQAQGDNVQNKKVLQRTIPRSRASTPSTSPTSTLSSTASAIPTPTASAIPKMQGRSEAASTWSSRLPLRNSMRSPTPITSRDHTEVRLEGIVREKMQSLNEQTKKKHPLRRLLEKAKPNEKEREEKIKKKERELESEREREGVREERESEKVKQKEKKRVKEREKVKEKEKERKMAKEKVQMKTKLKGKEKEVKVEPVMESALCVSKRLPLHPDFHTSLPRRALQSSVTTSAKVIRCALIAVAAVNKDRSSQSTVPKTTVIKLPGPRSKLPTPLSMWK; the protein is encoded by the exons ATGAAAGCTATCCGAGGTCAGCTCCATTTCAATGGTCTACTACACAGTATCAGGCCACTTGAAGGAATCCACTGCACATTGCCTCATAACATTTATATAACAG ATCTCTGGCCCTTCAATGAAGCTCCACTGCCCAACTCTTGTGACCCTAGAAGAGAAGTGACCTACATGGATCCCCTGTCTGAGCTGACATCACTCTCTCCCCCcacatccatgtcctctccacctcccccaaCCATGTCTCACCCACCACACCCGACCATgtctcccccacctccccctgCCATCTTCCCACCACCCCCACCTCCTCCACTGCCCGGTGACCTCCAGAACAGTCGGGATGTCCTGCAACGGTCCAAGTTACGCAACCTGAACTGGGACCTCATTCCGAAGGAGAAGGTAGAGGGCCGTCAGAGTGTCTGGAACAGTCCAGATGAGTTCCACTTCGACCTGAGCTCCTTGGACGAGCTGTTTGGACAACAGAAGAGGTCTCGGCCCCCCAAGAAGGATGGCAGTTTACGGCATGGTCTCAGACCTATTGGCTCCCCTCTACACAATGCACCTGAAAAG GTATCACTTCTGGACGGGAAGCGCAGTATGAATGTGGGAATTTTCCTCCGGCAGTTCAAGAG TGCAGTCAGGGAGATAGTGGAGAACATCAGGCAGGGGGCTGGGCAGCACTATGGGAGTGAGATGCTCAGTGAACTGTGCAAAATGCTGCCTGAGACTGAGGAG GAGAGGCGTCTGAGGGCATACCGAGGAGAGCGTAGCCATCTTGAAGACCCTGACCTCTTCATGCTCCTACTAGTGGAGGTGCCCAG TTATCGCTTGCGTTTGGATGCCATGATCCTGCAGCAGGAGTTTGACCCGGCCTTatcttctctgtgtgtgtcagcACGCTGCTTGGTGTCTGCAGCCACAG AGCTTTTGAGCTGCCCAGAGTTGCACTCCATCCTACGGCTGGTCCTGAGGGCAGGAAATTACATGAATGCC GGAGGTTACGCAGGCAATGCTGCTGGGTTCCGCATCGCCTCTTTGCTCAAACTAGCTGACACCAAAGCCAACAAACCAGGCATGAACCTGCTGCATTATGTGGCCATG gAAGCTGTTAGGAAAGACCCAACCCTGCTGTCCTTTCCCCTCAAGCTGAGCCATGTGGGTCCAGCCTCCAG actgtcTGTGGATGTGGTGCAAGGGGATCTGTCTCAGCTGTGCAGCAGACTAACTGGACTAGAGAGGAGAATTCAGACTGAACCTGTTCTCCAACAGCAAATCAAATCCTTCCTCCAG ACGGCTGAGGGGAGGCTGGAGGAggcagaggtggaggtggaggctcTACTGCAGGCCCAACAGGACCTGTTGGACTTCTTCTGTGAGGATGATGTCGCGTTCAAGCTGGAGGAGGCCTGCAGCATCTTTTACTCCTTCAACATTCGCTTTCAGAAAGCTGTAGAG GAGAATGCAAAGAGGGAGCTTCAGGAACAGaagcgagcagagagagagaggctggagagggacCGGGACAGGACGGTGAGACGTCGCTCCATAGCCAACTGTTCAGCCCTGGAGGTGGGACTCAGGGACATCCAGCAAGAAGACCTGGAGAGCACCCTGGAGAGGAGCCTCTACCACACCTGGCAGAGCCGCCACAACGTACGAAGCCCAGACAGCCGACTACGTGCCATGAGTCCAACCTTACACAACTTACTGGAGAACATCAATGATGATGATACTACAGAATCATGTGACACACCACCACCAACCCTTGCtcactcaccaccaccacccaagACAAAGCTTCAGCAGAGTGTGTCTGCTCCCCCCTCTGACCCCACAAACAGCATGTCAGCCAAGCCTGCCCAGGAGACCACCCCTCCAGTGGACAGCCCACAGTCACCTCTGGAGAGTGCTGATCTGCTGAGACGTGTAGCATCTAAAGTGGTGAACCAGCAGTGCAGTCTACAAGAAATGTCTGACCCAGAGAAACAGCATGACACAGCCTCTGCCGAACCCACCACCAAGGGACAGTCACAGAAGCCTGGGGAATGGGAGCGTCTGTATTCATGCATGGGAGACACAGTAGTGTGTCACACTCTTGTGACTGGCCTATGCTCCTATAAGAACCTGAGCCCAACACAGCCCTGGGAGGAGCCCACGGAAGGATCCCACTGCTTCTTACGGTTGAGGGACAAGCAGGTCAGAGCGGCATCACCCCAGGTCCACAAAGCGGCAGCACCCCAGGTCCACAAAGCGGCAGCACCCCAGGCCCAGGGGGACAACGTGCAGAACAAAAAGGTGCTGCAGAGAACTATACCCAGGAGTAGGGCTTCCACACCCTCCACAAGCCCTACTTCCACCCTTTCCTCTACTGCCTCTGCCATCCCTACTCCCACAGCCTCGGCCATTCCCAAAATGCAAGGCAGGTCAGAGGCAGCCTCCACATGGTCCTCACGTCTCCCTCTCAGGAACTCAATGCGTTCCCCAACTCCAATCACCTCCAGAGATCATACTGAGGTCAGACTTGAAGGGATTGTTAGGGAAAAAATGCAATCTCTGAATGAGCAGACCAAAAAAAAGCATCCACTTCGTCGACTACTAGAAAAAGCCAAACCaaatgagaaggagagagaggagaagataaagaagaaggaaagagagctggagagtgaaagagagagggagggagtgagagaggagagggaaagtgaGAAGGTAAAGCAGAAGGAGAAgaaaagagtgaaagagagggagaaggtcaaggagaaggagaaggagaggaagatggCGAAGGAGAAGGTGCAGATGAAAACTAAGCTAAAGGGGAAAGAGAAGGAAGTCAAAGTGGAGCCAGTGATGGAGTCAGCTCTGTGTGTGTCCAAGCGGCTGCCCCTGCACCCTGACTTTCATACCTCTCTGCCTCGCCGTGCCCTTCAGAGCTCTGTGACCACCAGTGCCAAGGTCATACGCTGTGCCCTCATTGCCGTCGCGGCTGTGAATAAGGACAGGAGCAGCCAGTCTACAGTCCCAAAGACCACAGTTATAAAGCTGCCTGGCCCCAGGTCAAAGCTCCCAACTCCACTATCCATGTGGAAGTGA
- the LOC139537323 gene encoding rho-related GTP-binding protein RhoG-like isoform X2 → MQTIKCVVVGDGAVGKTCLLISYTTNAFPEEYIPTVFDNYSAQISVDSRAISLNLWDTAGQEEYDRLRTLSYPQTNVFIICFSIGSPSSHANVRHKWHPEVSHHCPGVPVLLVGTKKDLRGDVEAVKKLKEHGLAPTNQQQGNALAKQIGAVKYLECSALMQDGVREVFEEAVRAVLYPVTKKNVKKCAVL, encoded by the coding sequence ATGCAGACCATAAAGTGTGTGGTGGTGGGCGATGGTGCCGTGGGTAAGACTTGCCTTCTAATCTCCTACACGACAAACGCCTTCCCAGAGGAGTACATCCCCACCGTGTTCGACAACTACAGTGCCCAGATAAGTGTGGACAGCCGCGCCATCAGCCTCAACCTGTGGGACACTGCTGGCCAGGAGGAGTACGACCGCCTGCGCACCCTCTCCTACCCCCAGACCAATGTCTTCATCATCTGTTTCTCCATTGGCAGCCCGTCCTCTCATGCCAATGTACGGCACAAGTGGCACCCAGAGGTATCCCACCACTGTCCTGGAGTTCCAGTGCTGCTGGTGGGCACCAAGAAGGATCTGCGTGGAGATGTGGAGGCGGTGAAGAAGTTGAAGGAGCACGGCCTGGCCCCCACCAACCAACAGCAGGGTAATGCCTTAGCCAAGCAGATCGGCGCCGTCAAATACCTGGAGTGCTCAGCTCTGATGCAGGACGGTGTGAGGGAGGTGTTTGAAGAGGCCGTGCGAGCTGTGCTCTACCCCGTTACCAAGAAAAATGTCAAGAAGTGTGCTGTGTTATAA
- the LOC139537322 gene encoding FH2 domain-containing protein 1-like isoform X1 translates to MMGRGSLIYVSESGSGAWTARKCSSFPGATRHICAHLWPFNEAPLPNSCDPRREVTYMDPLSELTSLSPPTSMSSPPPPTMSHPPHPTMSPPPPPAIFPPPPPPPLPGDLQNSRDVLQRSKLRNLNWDLIPKEKVEGRQSVWNSPDEFHFDLSSLDELFGQQKRSRPPKKDGSLRHGLRPIGSPLHNAPEKVSLLDGKRSMNVGIFLRQFKSAVREIVENIRQGAGQHYGSEMLSELCKMLPETEEERRLRAYRGERSHLEDPDLFMLLLVEVPSYRLRLDAMILQQEFDPALSSLCVSARCLVSAATELLSCPELHSILRLVLRAGNYMNAGGYAGNAAGFRIASLLKLADTKANKPGMNLLHYVAMEAVRKDPTLLSFPLKLSHVGPASRLSVDVVQGDLSQLCSRLTGLERRIQTEPVLQQQIKSFLQTAEGRLEEAEVEVEALLQAQQDLLDFFCEDDVAFKLEEACSIFYSFNIRFQKAVEENAKRELQEQKRAERERLERDRDRTVRRRSIANCSALEVGLRDIQQEDLESTLERSLYHTWQSRHNVRSPDSRLRAMSPTLHNLLENINDDDTTESCDTPPPTLAHSPPPPKTKLQQSVSAPPSDPTNSMSAKPAQETTPPVDSPQSPLESADLLRRVASKVVNQQCSLQEMSDPEKQHDTASAEPTTKGQSQKPGEWERLYSCMGDTVVCHTLVTGLCSYKNLSPTQPWEEPTEGSHCFLRLRDKQVRAASPQVHKAAAPQVHKAAAPQAQGDNVQNKKVLQRTIPRSRASTPSTSPTSTLSSTASAIPTPTASAIPKMQGRSEAASTWSSRLPLRNSMRSPTPITSRDHTEVRLEGIVREKMQSLNEQTKKKHPLRRLLEKAKPNEKEREEKIKKKERELESEREREGVREERESEKVKQKEKKRVKEREKVKEKEKERKMAKEKVQMKTKLKGKEKEVKVEPVMESALCVSKRLPLHPDFHTSLPRRALQSSVTTSAKVIRCALIAVAAVNKDRSSQSTVPKTTVIKLPGPRSKLPTPLSMWK, encoded by the exons ATGATGGGAAGGGGTAGCCTCATTTACGTCAGCGAATCTGGTTCTGGCGCTTGGACAGCCCGAAAATGTTCAAGCTTTCCTGGAGCAACACGGCATATCTGCGCAC ATCTCTGGCCCTTCAATGAAGCTCCACTGCCCAACTCTTGTGACCCTAGAAGAGAAGTGACCTACATGGATCCCCTGTCTGAGCTGACATCACTCTCTCCCCCcacatccatgtcctctccacctcccccaaCCATGTCTCACCCACCACACCCGACCATgtctcccccacctccccctgCCATCTTCCCACCACCCCCACCTCCTCCACTGCCCGGTGACCTCCAGAACAGTCGGGATGTCCTGCAACGGTCCAAGTTACGCAACCTGAACTGGGACCTCATTCCGAAGGAGAAGGTAGAGGGCCGTCAGAGTGTCTGGAACAGTCCAGATGAGTTCCACTTCGACCTGAGCTCCTTGGACGAGCTGTTTGGACAACAGAAGAGGTCTCGGCCCCCCAAGAAGGATGGCAGTTTACGGCATGGTCTCAGACCTATTGGCTCCCCTCTACACAATGCACCTGAAAAG GTATCACTTCTGGACGGGAAGCGCAGTATGAATGTGGGAATTTTCCTCCGGCAGTTCAAGAG TGCAGTCAGGGAGATAGTGGAGAACATCAGGCAGGGGGCTGGGCAGCACTATGGGAGTGAGATGCTCAGTGAACTGTGCAAAATGCTGCCTGAGACTGAGGAG GAGAGGCGTCTGAGGGCATACCGAGGAGAGCGTAGCCATCTTGAAGACCCTGACCTCTTCATGCTCCTACTAGTGGAGGTGCCCAG TTATCGCTTGCGTTTGGATGCCATGATCCTGCAGCAGGAGTTTGACCCGGCCTTatcttctctgtgtgtgtcagcACGCTGCTTGGTGTCTGCAGCCACAG AGCTTTTGAGCTGCCCAGAGTTGCACTCCATCCTACGGCTGGTCCTGAGGGCAGGAAATTACATGAATGCC GGAGGTTACGCAGGCAATGCTGCTGGGTTCCGCATCGCCTCTTTGCTCAAACTAGCTGACACCAAAGCCAACAAACCAGGCATGAACCTGCTGCATTATGTGGCCATG gAAGCTGTTAGGAAAGACCCAACCCTGCTGTCCTTTCCCCTCAAGCTGAGCCATGTGGGTCCAGCCTCCAG actgtcTGTGGATGTGGTGCAAGGGGATCTGTCTCAGCTGTGCAGCAGACTAACTGGACTAGAGAGGAGAATTCAGACTGAACCTGTTCTCCAACAGCAAATCAAATCCTTCCTCCAG ACGGCTGAGGGGAGGCTGGAGGAggcagaggtggaggtggaggctcTACTGCAGGCCCAACAGGACCTGTTGGACTTCTTCTGTGAGGATGATGTCGCGTTCAAGCTGGAGGAGGCCTGCAGCATCTTTTACTCCTTCAACATTCGCTTTCAGAAAGCTGTAGAG GAGAATGCAAAGAGGGAGCTTCAGGAACAGaagcgagcagagagagagaggctggagagggacCGGGACAGGACGGTGAGACGTCGCTCCATAGCCAACTGTTCAGCCCTGGAGGTGGGACTCAGGGACATCCAGCAAGAAGACCTGGAGAGCACCCTGGAGAGGAGCCTCTACCACACCTGGCAGAGCCGCCACAACGTACGAAGCCCAGACAGCCGACTACGTGCCATGAGTCCAACCTTACACAACTTACTGGAGAACATCAATGATGATGATACTACAGAATCATGTGACACACCACCACCAACCCTTGCtcactcaccaccaccacccaagACAAAGCTTCAGCAGAGTGTGTCTGCTCCCCCCTCTGACCCCACAAACAGCATGTCAGCCAAGCCTGCCCAGGAGACCACCCCTCCAGTGGACAGCCCACAGTCACCTCTGGAGAGTGCTGATCTGCTGAGACGTGTAGCATCTAAAGTGGTGAACCAGCAGTGCAGTCTACAAGAAATGTCTGACCCAGAGAAACAGCATGACACAGCCTCTGCCGAACCCACCACCAAGGGACAGTCACAGAAGCCTGGGGAATGGGAGCGTCTGTATTCATGCATGGGAGACACAGTAGTGTGTCACACTCTTGTGACTGGCCTATGCTCCTATAAGAACCTGAGCCCAACACAGCCCTGGGAGGAGCCCACGGAAGGATCCCACTGCTTCTTACGGTTGAGGGACAAGCAGGTCAGAGCGGCATCACCCCAGGTCCACAAAGCGGCAGCACCCCAGGTCCACAAAGCGGCAGCACCCCAGGCCCAGGGGGACAACGTGCAGAACAAAAAGGTGCTGCAGAGAACTATACCCAGGAGTAGGGCTTCCACACCCTCCACAAGCCCTACTTCCACCCTTTCCTCTACTGCCTCTGCCATCCCTACTCCCACAGCCTCGGCCATTCCCAAAATGCAAGGCAGGTCAGAGGCAGCCTCCACATGGTCCTCACGTCTCCCTCTCAGGAACTCAATGCGTTCCCCAACTCCAATCACCTCCAGAGATCATACTGAGGTCAGACTTGAAGGGATTGTTAGGGAAAAAATGCAATCTCTGAATGAGCAGACCAAAAAAAAGCATCCACTTCGTCGACTACTAGAAAAAGCCAAACCaaatgagaaggagagagaggagaagataaagaagaaggaaagagagctggagagtgaaagagagagggagggagtgagagaggagagggaaagtgaGAAGGTAAAGCAGAAGGAGAAgaaaagagtgaaagagagggagaaggtcaaggagaaggagaaggagaggaagatggCGAAGGAGAAGGTGCAGATGAAAACTAAGCTAAAGGGGAAAGAGAAGGAAGTCAAAGTGGAGCCAGTGATGGAGTCAGCTCTGTGTGTGTCCAAGCGGCTGCCCCTGCACCCTGACTTTCATACCTCTCTGCCTCGCCGTGCCCTTCAGAGCTCTGTGACCACCAGTGCCAAGGTCATACGCTGTGCCCTCATTGCCGTCGCGGCTGTGAATAAGGACAGGAGCAGCCAGTCTACAGTCCCAAAGACCACAGTTATAAAGCTGCCTGGCCCCAGGTCAAAGCTCCCAACTCCACTATCCATGTGGAAGTGA